A segment of the SAR324 cluster bacterium genome:
TTGCAAGGGCTTCATTGCACAGGAGGAGTTGTCCCTGAATATTTTTTATGAAAATATTGACTGGGAGATCCTCAATAATCTGTTGGAGTTTGTCATTTTCATTTGTCAGCAGGTTTTTATATTTTTGAATCGAGTTGGCCATGGATTCGATATCTCGTGCAAGATCCCCGATCTCGTCTTTTGATGTGATTGGAACACCATAAACGATTTCATTGCCAGCAATTTTTTTGGTGATGCCCTGTATAATAATGATAGGATTCAAAATTATTTTTTTGGACAGAAACAACATGCCGAGCATCAGAATCATGGTCACTAAAGCGCAAAGTACCATCATGTTGAAAATTCGTTGATTCAGCGGTTCAATCAATGCCTGTGTGTCACTGAGCAGCACCACTTTCCAATTCCATGGATCAAAATTTCCCGTGAAAATAACATGATCTGAACCCTCCAGATTGATATGTTCACGTTGGGATTGAATTGCTTCCCGAATCTCGGCAATTGCTTTCTGAACCGGCACAATAGACTTTGACGCAGGGTCTCCCTTGTATTCAAACACAAGGGAGAGTGTCGGCAGATCGAATACAAATAGATGATCGTACTTGTTCAACTCCATGCCTCGAACAAATTCAAGAATGGTTTCATGCTGATATTCCGGCAATAAATCTTTGGCTTTTTTATCAGCAAGGAAGGCGTGTTGAGCCGCCTCCAGAACATTTTGGATCAAGTGCTCCATGTGCAGATGTAAATGATCTTTTTGTGCTTGATACAGAATGGGTTTGACGGTGTCATAGCCGATGAAGCTGAAAGCACCAATGAGTATGAGTGCAGGAAAAATCACCATGATGACGATTTTTGTCTGAAGTTTCATGCGTTTCCTTGACCGCTAACGGGCAAAGGCCCGCTGGCGTCGTTTGAGGTGTGTTTCATGGACCAGATTGATGAGTTTCATCCATTCCTGCATATACTGGTATTCCAGGCCAAACTGATCTGGATGATATTTTTTGATCAGTCGCCGGTAGTGCTGTTTCACTTCTTTGGCCCGGGCTCGTTTGAACACGTTGAGGTCTTTATAAAACTCTTGTTCAGAGGGAATGTAAAACGTTTTTTCAGCAGTTTCCGGCGAACTGGTATGTTCATGCTGTTTTTCCTCGGCATGATGCGATGCTGAGTTCTGTTTGCGGAAGGAGGTGTGCTCCGCATTTTCCCGGGATGGGTGAGCCTGGTCTGGAGCTTCAAGTTCCAGAAATTCGCTGTCATCCACCGGACGGAAGGCTGAACCCAGAAACAGAAACCGTTCGGTCTCATCAATCCGGATTGAGGCAAACCACAAGGGGGGCTGGATGTCCTTCATACCAAAATCATTCGTCCGAACTCTGGGTTCCTGATAGTAATGGATCGTCTGTTTCTGTTCAAAAGAGGTCTGAGACATGGCACCGTTCACAATTGAAGTTATAATTCATGTGGTCATGTCTCATTCAAAAACAGGGCCAATGTTTATCAGATCACACGTTCGTTACCACCATCGACAGGAACCTGCGCACCAGTTGTTTTGCCGAACGTATTGCCTGCCATGGCACAAACCATCTCGGCAACATCGTGCGAGGTGACCTCTTTTTTCAGCAGATTGTTGGTTTTGTATTCTTCCACAGTCAATCCATAGTGTCGGGCACGGGCCTGAAGCACTTCAGGCGTCCAGATTCCTGTGTCAAACACGGCGTTGGGATGCACTGTGTTGATGCGGATACCGGCTGAGGCCCATTCAAGGGCGGCAATACGTGCGAGTTGGGTGAAGCCTGCTTTTGCCACGGAATAGGCGCCGGCACCGGGTCCGGGGGCCGGCACGTTCTTGGAACCGATCATCACCACCGAGGGATCCTGACCTTGCTGAAGCACTGGAAACGAAAGACTCATGATTCGTTGATGAGAGGTCAGATTGAGGAGAAGGCTTTTGTCCCACAGGGCAGGGTCCATTTTTGCCAAAGTTGAACTGGGCGGAAAGATTCCGGCATTGCACACCAGAATATCCATTCCACCAAATTGCAAAATTGTTTGATCAATGGCTTGTTGAATCACATCCTGCCGGGTGACATCACCCATGATACCCAGAAATCCGGGGTGTTTTATCATGTTTGTCACAGCAGGATTCAGGTCAATGACGGTCACACAGGCTCCTTGTTTGAGCAGATGTTCCGCACAGGCCTTGCCAATACCACTCGCACCGCCGGTAACCAGTGCGGTTTTGCCCTGAAACTGGGGTCTGGTTGTGACCTTGCCAAGTTTTGCCTGCTCGAGTTCCCAGTATTCCACTTCAAAAATATCCCGTTCCGGCAGGGCTTGCCATTGTTCCAGGCCTTCGGCCCATTGAACGGCGTCAATCGTGTGATGAACAATATCTTCAATGATGAGGGTTTCCTTGATCGTTTGACCAAAAGTAAGAATGCCTTTTCCGGGCCAGACTGCCCAGCAGGGGATGGGGGGCAGGCAACGCTGTTCGGGAGTACGGTTTCGTTCAAAATAAGCGAAATACTCCCGTTTGTAGGCTTCAACACATTGCTCCACAGAATCTTCCCTGAGTATGAGCGGGATCCGTTTTGTCCGTATCACATGGTCTGGCGTCAGGGGTCCTCTGGTCGCAAGGGCTTCAACATCATTCCGTGAGGCAAAACCGCAAGCCTCTGGAGATGTGTCACAATGCACCACTACGGGATAGCCCGCAATGTTGGACAATTGATGTCGTAATTGGGCAATAACCTGAGTTGAGACAGGCTGATCCGGATTTTTTTTAACAGGCCTGTTGAGCGCGCCATTTTTTTCAAGATAGGACTCCGCTTCAGAAACCAACTGGATCATCATGTCATAGCTCGCTTTTGCGTCATCATTGAAGGTGAATACGCCATGATTCATCAGGATGATGCCATCGAGTTGGCTCCAGTCCAGATCCCTGGTCATTTCATAAATTTTTCGCGCAAGCACAAAACCCGGCATGACATACGGCACGAGCAAAACCCTGTTGCCGTAAATTTTTCGAATATGGTCTTCGCCATGAGGAGTGTTGGTTACTGCGACTACTGCATCCGCATGGGTATGATCCACAAACTTGAAGGGAATGATCGCATGAAGAATGGCTTCCACAGAGGGATTCGGCGCATAGGGGTCCAGCATTGCCGCACGTTGAGACGTGACCATTTGTAAATCCGTCAGCGATTCCAGTTTGGCCATTTTCAGCAGTGTCTCCTGCTTGACCGGCGCGAATCCTGCGGCTTCAATCGTTGCCAGATCCCAACCACTGCCTTTGACAAACAGAACCTCTTCCGTTTCTCCAAATAAATTGGTCACCGTTGATTTAACAGAAGTATTTCCTCCTCCGTGTAGCACCAGCGCCGACTCTTTCCCCAGCAGACGGGAGGTGTAAACTCTCATTTGCAGGGCATCCTGCCCAACATTTGCGGCTTCTTCAGCATTCCATAAATTTTTCATAAGACCTCACAGTGTTGGGTTCAAGAATTAGACAAAAGTACGAATCAGATCTTCATAGGTTTCTCTGCGACGAATAAGTCGTGACGTTCCAGAACAAATCATGACTTCCGCAGGTCTGGGACGCATGTTGTATTGCGAACTCATGGAAATCCCATAGGCTCCGGCGTCGCGAAGGGCAAGAATATCACCAGACTTGCATTCCGGGATTTCCCGGGCGATTTGTCCCTGAGCACCACTGGTAAAAATATCTCCCGTTTCGCAGATATTACCGACCACCACCGTTTTGACAAGGGGGTTATTGACCGCTGAGGCATTTTCTATGCGGTGATAGGAACCATACAGCATGGGACGGATTAAATGATTGAAGCCACTGTCAACACCGACAAAACGGTATTCAGGTGTGTTTTTGATCGTGTTCACACAGGTTAGCAGGGTTCCGGAAGAGGCGATAATATAGCGTCCCGGTTCAATTTTTAATTCCAGGGTTTTACCTCTGTGCTCACAGAATTGCTGAAAACGACGGCTCATTTTTGCACCCAGTTGCTGAATATCCAGAGTTTGTTGCCCGGGTTGGTACGGAATCCCAAACCCACCACCCACATCCACAAATTCAAGGTCAGGGAGTGTCTCTGCAACCTGAAGAATCAGGTCCATCGCATCCATCATGGGTTGAGGCTCGAGAATGCCGGTGCCGATATGAGAATGGATTCCTGTCAATTTAAGATGGAATCGGGTCAGCAGTTCCATGAGTTGTGGCATTTGATCATGATAAATACCGAATTTGGATTTGGGGCCGCCGGTGATGCAGTGATCATGGTGTCCAGCGCCAATCCCCGGGTTAACACGCACAGAGATGACCGTGCCGGGAAATTTTGCGCCAAAATCAGCCACACGATCCAGTGAATCCAGATTCACCAGAACTCCCTGATTGACACACCAGAACAGTTCTTCAGGAGTGACGTTATTTCCCGTAAAAATGATTTTTTGAGGAGAAAAACCTGTGTCAAGTGCCAGTTGGACTTCCAGTGGCGAAACAGTGTCAACGCCGCATCCCGCCTCCAGGACCAACTTGAGGATTGCGGGGTTTGGATTGGCTTTCATGGCATAATGAATTCCCGGTTGAAGGTTCGGGAAATTTTTCTTGAGTTGCTCAATCTGGGTTTTGATCACAGATTCTTCATACACATAAAGAGGTGATCCATATTGCTGGATTAACTCCCGGGCAGAGATTCCTTCAAACAGTATCTGGTTATTGACGGTTTCCATGAAACTCCTGTTGGTGCGGCAACCCGCTGTTTTGAAAAGAAAGCCTGTGATTTTGATATTCCGGGATAAACGGGAAAACCACAGTTGCTGTATTTATATCATGCTGTTATTACTGAAATTTTCATGGGGAAGATAATGCAATCAGACCAAATGGCAAGTGCTTTATCCTGCGGTATACCTCACATATGGTACTGAACCTTTGAAATCAAAGGATTTGGTCACTTTGTCGTCTCGTTGCGAAGGAATGGTTAAAAAATAACAGGGAAAACTTTCTGGTTACGAACGTCCCGTTCGTAACCGTTCCATTTTTTACAACTTATTCTTTTGGCGTTACTTACTATAATTTTCCTAAATTTGAGCTAGACAAACCTTTTGGCGTTTTCTATGTAGAGAGTATATTTAACATGTAGAGAGTATATTTAACGTTTAGATATTCAACCCGGGAAGAACTATGTCTCAGAAGAAAGAATTCGCGCTCATCTTGGTGGATGATGAACGAACTGTACTGGAAAGCCTCCAGCCGGATATCCAAAAATACACAGGCAACTCGCTCCTGATTGAAACGTGTGAAAGCGCGCAGGAAGCCTGGGAGGTGATGGAAGATTTACAGAATTCTGGAATCAGTATCCTCTGTATTATTTCAGATTATTACATGCCTTCCATGAACGGCGTGGATTTTTTGATTCGTGCGAATCAGGATTCCAGATTTGGCATTACGCGCAAAATTCTGTTAAGCGGTCAGGCCAAATATGAAAATGTGATTCAGGGCATCAACCAGTCTGCCATCCATCGTTGTCTCACCAAACCATGGGATGTCAAGGAATTGTTAGCCAACGTGGAAGAGGTGGTGACCGATTATTTTTTATCATTTGCTCCAGACCAGATCATCGTTTATCAGAAACTCATCAAAACTGAAAAACTCACACACGCGTTTGTGGACTCCCGAAATGAACAGGAAGTCCTGCACCGCAAAATTGAACAGATGCAGGAAAGCTTTCTTGATCAAACCAATGCTTCCGATGAAACCCTGTTCCATCAACTATTTCAGGAAATTGAAAAATTCACTCAGGAATCCGGTGAAGCCATTGTGTTCCAATTCAAGGCAGGCACTTTGATTATTGAAGAGAATCAACCAAACGCCTACCTGTGGTTGATGACTCAGGGCGAACTGGAACTCACGAAACAAGGAGATGATGGCCGGGAACATAAAGTATCGGTGGCTCGTCGCGGTTCTTTGCTCGGTCTGATTTCCTTCATCAGTGGCGAACCGGCTTTCACACATTGCAGGGCTTTGACGGATATTGAAGTCATGCGACTCAGCAGGGATGTGCTTGAAAAAATCATGAAAAATGATCCCGTCTTTTTAACCTTATTTGCCAACACTCTGCTACGGAGTTTAACCGAACGTATTAAAAATTCGACTGAAGTCCAGCTCAGACTGGAAGAAACGCTACTGAAACTGGATGCCGCCCACATTCAATTAGTGGATGCGGAAAAAATGGCGACTCTCGGACAATTGGTGGCCGGAATTGCCCATGAATTGAATAATCCCGTAGCCGCTATTTTAAGAGGAACCGAATACCTCAAAGACAAAATCCCCCAATTGCTGAATTCCGAATCCGGAAAAGAAGTTGACGCTCTGGGAGGCGGATTGCTTCTTACCGCACTTACCATGTCACCGCTGTCTACGTCTGAGATACGAAAACGCACCAAAGACGCTCAGGAATTTTACCCTTCCATGAATATTGCGCGAAAAGCCGTACAATTGGGACTGGACACCAAAGACCAATTCAAACGGTATTTCAAAGGCTATAAAAATGATCAACTGGAAAATATTATCAGTGATCTCGACACCTACTATCAGGCTGGTAGCTTTTTACGCAACATTGAAGTGTGCAGTACCCGTATTGCGGCTCTGGTCCGTGGTCTGAAAAACTATGCCCGACTGGACACGGATACGGTTACCACCGTTGATCTGCATGAAGGCATTGAAGACACCCTGATGATATTTTCCAGCAAACTTAAAAATTTTGAAGTGATCAAGGAATATCAGACATTGCCTCCTGTCGAGTGTTATGCGTCACAACTCAACCAGGTTTGGACCAATCTGATTTCGAATTCCATTGGTGCGATGGGCGAATCAGGACGTATTACTATCCAGACCGGCATGACAGACGATGGTTCCAAAATTCGGGTGATTTTTGAAGACAATGGTCCCGGAATTCCACCAGAATTGATTGAAAAAATTTTTGAACTTAATTTTACTACCAAGCGGGGGTCTAACTTTGGTTTGGGAATGGGGTTGGCGATTTGCCGCCAGATTGTCACCCGCCACGGTGGGACCTTGACCGCTGAATCAAAGCCGGGAGAATGGACTCGTTTTACTATGACGCTGGCAACAACATTTTCACACAATTCCGTGTGATTTTTAATTCATTTAAAGGAGGAGTTTATGAATAAATTCACAATTCTGTGTGTTGATGATGAACGTGAAGTGTTGGACAGTGTGGTTCAGGATCTGGATGCGCTGAGTTCCATGTTTGATATTGAGGCCGCAAACAGTGTGAGAGAGGCCAGAGAAATTATTGAAGATCTGGAGCGGGATGATCGTCAGTTGGCATTGGCCCTGTGTGACCATATCATGCCCGAAATCAAGGGCATTGATTATCTCATTGAACTCAATCAGGAAGAATTCACCGAAAGCGCCCGTAAAGTATTGCTGACAGGGCAGGCCGGACTGGAAGACACCATTCAGGCCATCAATCGTGGAGGATTGCATTATTATGTATCAAAACCATGGACGGCCGAGTCTCTGATGAAAGTGGTTGTGGATCAACTCACCACCTTTATCATCGCCAATGAACCGCACATGATGAATTACGCAAGGGTGCTGGATCAGGCGCGTATTTTCGGAGCCGTACACAAAGTTGGCGGCGATTATTAATTTTAATTATCCTTTTATCACGATTGAATGAGGCCTTTATGAAAGTAAAACTTTTTATTTCTATCCTTATCCCACTCCTTGTATTACTCATGCCCACCAGTTGGATTCCCATTGCGGGAATCACGGTGATTGAACACCGGATGCTG
Coding sequences within it:
- a CDS encoding response regulator translates to MNKFTILCVDDEREVLDSVVQDLDALSSMFDIEAANSVREAREIIEDLERDDRQLALALCDHIMPEIKGIDYLIELNQEEFTESARKVLLTGQAGLEDTIQAINRGGLHYYVSKPWTAESLMKVVVDQLTTFIIANEPHMMNYARVLDQARIFGAVHKVGGDY
- a CDS encoding bifunctional aldolase/short-chain dehydrogenase, giving the protein MKNLWNAEEAANVGQDALQMRVYTSRLLGKESALVLHGGGNTSVKSTVTNLFGETEEVLFVKGSGWDLATIEAAGFAPVKQETLLKMAKLESLTDLQMVTSQRAAMLDPYAPNPSVEAILHAIIPFKFVDHTHADAVVAVTNTPHGEDHIRKIYGNRVLLVPYVMPGFVLARKIYEMTRDLDWSQLDGIILMNHGVFTFNDDAKASYDMMIQLVSEAESYLEKNGALNRPVKKNPDQPVSTQVIAQLRHQLSNIAGYPVVVHCDTSPEACGFASRNDVEALATRGPLTPDHVIRTKRIPLILREDSVEQCVEAYKREYFAYFERNRTPEQRCLPPIPCWAVWPGKGILTFGQTIKETLIIEDIVHHTIDAVQWAEGLEQWQALPERDIFEVEYWELEQAKLGKVTTRPQFQGKTALVTGGASGIGKACAEHLLKQGACVTVIDLNPAVTNMIKHPGFLGIMGDVTRQDVIQQAIDQTILQFGGMDILVCNAGIFPPSSTLAKMDPALWDKSLLLNLTSHQRIMSLSFPVLQQGQDPSVVMIGSKNVPAPGPGAGAYSVAKAGFTQLARIAALEWASAGIRINTVHPNAVFDTGIWTPEVLQARARHYGLTVEEYKTNNLLKKEVTSHDVAEMVCAMAGNTFGKTTGAQVPVDGGNERVI
- the lysA gene encoding diaminopimelate decarboxylase, whose product is METVNNQILFEGISARELIQQYGSPLYVYEESVIKTQIEQLKKNFPNLQPGIHYAMKANPNPAILKLVLEAGCGVDTVSPLEVQLALDTGFSPQKIIFTGNNVTPEELFWCVNQGVLVNLDSLDRVADFGAKFPGTVISVRVNPGIGAGHHDHCITGGPKSKFGIYHDQMPQLMELLTRFHLKLTGIHSHIGTGILEPQPMMDAMDLILQVAETLPDLEFVDVGGGFGIPYQPGQQTLDIQQLGAKMSRRFQQFCEHRGKTLELKIEPGRYIIASSGTLLTCVNTIKNTPEYRFVGVDSGFNHLIRPMLYGSYHRIENASAVNNPLVKTVVVGNICETGDIFTSGAQGQIAREIPECKSGDILALRDAGAYGISMSSQYNMRPRPAEVMICSGTSRLIRRRETYEDLIRTFV
- a CDS encoding cyclic nucleotide-binding domain-containing protein; protein product: MSQKKEFALILVDDERTVLESLQPDIQKYTGNSLLIETCESAQEAWEVMEDLQNSGISILCIISDYYMPSMNGVDFLIRANQDSRFGITRKILLSGQAKYENVIQGINQSAIHRCLTKPWDVKELLANVEEVVTDYFLSFAPDQIIVYQKLIKTEKLTHAFVDSRNEQEVLHRKIEQMQESFLDQTNASDETLFHQLFQEIEKFTQESGEAIVFQFKAGTLIIEENQPNAYLWLMTQGELELTKQGDDGREHKVSVARRGSLLGLISFISGEPAFTHCRALTDIEVMRLSRDVLEKIMKNDPVFLTLFANTLLRSLTERIKNSTEVQLRLEETLLKLDAAHIQLVDAEKMATLGQLVAGIAHELNNPVAAILRGTEYLKDKIPQLLNSESGKEVDALGGGLLLTALTMSPLSTSEIRKRTKDAQEFYPSMNIARKAVQLGLDTKDQFKRYFKGYKNDQLENIISDLDTYYQAGSFLRNIEVCSTRIAALVRGLKNYARLDTDTVTTVDLHEGIEDTLMIFSSKLKNFEVIKEYQTLPPVECYASQLNQVWTNLISNSIGAMGESGRITIQTGMTDDGSKIRVIFEDNGPGIPPELIEKIFELNFTTKRGSNFGLGMGLAICRQIVTRHGGTLTAESKPGEWTRFTMTLATTFSHNSV
- a CDS encoding DnaJ domain-containing protein yields the protein MSQTSFEQKQTIHYYQEPRVRTNDFGMKDIQPPLWFASIRIDETERFLFLGSAFRPVDDSEFLELEAPDQAHPSRENAEHTSFRKQNSASHHAEEKQHEHTSSPETAEKTFYIPSEQEFYKDLNVFKRARAKEVKQHYRRLIKKYHPDQFGLEYQYMQEWMKLINLVHETHLKRRQRAFAR